TTCAGCATTATTGGAAGCTTCGAGATTGATAATTTTATCTGCCAGTATCTTAGGGGCTTCATCCTCTTTAAAATTAATGGTGCCTTTTATAGCAAGGATGCTTTCTTCTTTAATGAATTGCAGATATTTTTCATACACATTAGGAAATACCACCACTTCTATTTCCCCATATAAATCTTCTATATCCAGAAAAGCCATTTGTTTGTTGTTCTTGGTGACCAATATCTTCTTTCCGCTGACAATCCCCGCAATAGTAGCCTTCATGCCATCGGTTATCTGATCATTGGTATCCGCATGCGCCAGATCTTCAGCCGTTATCGTAACGAGCTTTTCGATCTGCTCTTCATAATCCTTCAGGGGATGTCCGGTCAGATAGACACCCAGCATTTCTTTTTCCATGGTAATTAAAAGAGACTGTTGAAAATTTGCCACATCCGGAAGCTTTCCTGAAATGGATTTCAGCTCCATTTCATCACTGTTCAGCTGGAATAAGGACAACTGCCCTTCAATGTTTTTCTTTGAATTGTTCTGTGCGGATTCCAGCAGTCCCTCGTACACGGCAAGATGCTGCGCTCGGTTCTCGTTCAAACAGTCGAAGGCTCCGGCCTTTATAAGGCTTTCAATGGCTTTTTTATTGATTTCATGAATGTTTGCATTGGAAATAAATTGAAAAATGTCTTTCGGCATCCCTTTCTCTTCCCGGGACTTTATAATCTCATCAATCACTCCGGCACCGACATTTTTTACACCTAACAGTCCAAAACGGATCTTGCTGTCCACCACCGTGAATTTTTTACTGCTTTCCAGCACGCTGGGCGGTAACACCTCAATGCCCATTTCATTGCAGTTCCGTATATACTTTGCAATCTGAACACCATCACCGATAACACTGGTCATGAGGGCAGCCATAAATTCCACGGGGTAATACGCCTTTAAATAGGCGGTTTCATACGCTACAACAGCATATGCCGCCGCATGAGATTTGTTAAAGGCATATTCCGCAAAGCTGACCATCTGATTAAATATTTCCTCGGCAATATTTTCAGGAATACCATTTCTCACGCACCCCATGATTTCAATATTTCCCTGTTCATCCTCTTTTCCATGAATAAAATATTCCTTTTCTTGAAGCATGACATCCATCTTCTTTTTACTCATGGCACGGCGGACAAGGTCACTTCTGCCGTAGGTATAGCCCGCCAGATCCCGCACGATTTGCATGACCTGTTCCTGATATACCAGACAGCCATAGGTTACCGACAGAATGGGCTCCAGACTTTCATGAAGATATAGGATTTCTTCCGGATTTTTCTTGTTGGCTATATAATTGGGAATGGAAGCCATAGGTCCCGGTCTGTACAGGGAAATACCCGCTACAATATCTTCAAAGCAATCGGGTCTCAGGTTTTTCATAAACTGGGTCATTCCGCCGCTTTCAAGCTGGAACACACCTTGCGTGTTTCCGCCGGATATCATGTCATACGGCTTTGGATCATCATACGCCATTCTGGAAAAATCAATTTGAACCCCGTGATTTGCTTCAATCATTTCAAGGGCATCCCGGATGACCGTCAGCGTTCGAAGCCCTAAAAAGTCCATTTTCAACAGCCCCAATTCCTCAATTGTAGTCATGGTAAACTGCGTGGAAATACCTTTATCTGCCAAATAGAGCGGAACATACTCGTCGATGCTCTTCTTGGAAATCACCACCCCCGCCGCATGGGTGGAGGCATGTCTCGGCATGCCTTCCAGGGCTTTTGCCATATCAATGACCTGCGCCACCCGTTTGTCCCGGTCATAGGCGGCTTTTAATTCGGGATTCAGTTCCAGCGCCTTACCAATGGTCATCTTTAAATCAAAAGGAATCGCTTTGGCTATGGCGTCGGTCTCCGCATAACTCATATTTAAAGCCCGCCCCACATCCCGGACGGCGGCCTTTGCCTTCATGGTTCCAAAGGTTATAATCTGAGCGACCTTATCTTCTCCATATTTTTCTATAACGTAATTGATGACCTCCTGCCTTCTTTCATAGCAGAAATCAATATCGATATCCGGCATACTGACTCTTTCCGGATTTAAAAAACGTTCAAAAATCAGAGAATATTTGATGGGATCTATATCCGTAATTTTAAGGGCATAGGCTACAATACTCCCAGCTGCCGAACCTCTTCCCGGTCCCACCATGATCTTATTTTTCTTCGCATAGTTTATAAAATCCCAGACAATGAGGAAGTATTCCACATAGCCCATCGATATAATGACGGAGAGCTCATATTCAAACCGTTCTCGAATTTCAGGAGTTCCTTCTCCGTATCGATCCTTTAAACCTTCCTCACAAAGTTCCCGGAGATATAGGGTATTGTCTTTGCCATCAGGAGCCTTGAACTCAGGCAGGTGAAGCTCTCCGAAGGTAAAGTCCACATTGCACTGGTCCGCAATGATCTTCGTGTTTTCTATGGCTTCTGGAATTCCTGAAAAAATCACCCGCATTTCCTGTTCGGACTTCAAATAAAACTGATCGTTGGGAAAACGCATGCGCTTTTCATCATCCACATTGGTCGCTGTCTGTATGCACAGTAAAATATCATGAGCTACCGCGTCCTCCTGCCTTACGTAATGAACATCATTGGTGGCAACCAAAGGAATCCCCGTTTCAGTATGAATTCTCTTCATATCGTCCAGAATAGCATACTCTTCTTCCAAGCCCTGATCCTGCAATTCCAAATAAAAATTTCCTTCTCCAAAAATATCTAACAGCTCTAAGGCTTCTTCCTTCGCACCGCTATAATCCCGATTAAGCAGTTTCCTCTGAATATTTCCTGCCAGGCATGCAGATAAGGCTATAATGCCCTTATTGTGCTTTCTAAGAACATTTTTATCGATTCTGGGCTTGTAGTAGTATCCCTTTGTAAATCCCTCCGAAACGATTTTTATAAGGTTTTGATACCCTTCCTGATTTTTAGCCAGAAGAACCAGATGCCCTTGATATTTATCCTTGTCCGCATCCTTATCCAGCATGGTGCGCGCCGCCGTATAGACCTCACAGCCAATAATTGGTTTAATACCGTTCTTTAAAGCTTCTCTATAGAAATCAATAACACCAAACATCACCCCATGATCGGTTATAGCTATGGAATCCATGCCGAGTTCTTTTGCTCTTGCTATTAAATCTTTTATTCTCGCAGCTCCGTCCAGCAGGCTGTATTCCGTATGTACATGAAGATGTGTAAATGCCATTTTTTTCTCCTTCTTTAAATTGTCCTTAATTTATATATTTTACCACATTCTCTGCATAAAAAAAAGACTCTGGGAGGCCTTTTTAGTTCTTAATTCAATCAACTAAGGTGTTTAGACTTTCCAGCGGCAGCGGCCTGTAATAATAGAATCCCTGAAAAACATCACACCCTGAAGCTTCTAATAAATCAACATTCTCTACCGTCTCAACCCCTTCACAAACAATGGTCGTATGCAGACCCTTCACCAGCTTTATCAGACCGACCAGCAGGTTCTCTTCCTCTTCCTCTGGATCTTTTTTCATAAAAGCCCGGTCGAACTTGACTTCATCAAACTTCATTGGGTAAAGTGCCTTTAACGAAGAATATCCACTGCCGAAATCATCCATAGAAACTCGATATCCCTGCGCGTGCAATCGGTCAATGAACCGCTCCGCAGAATAGATTTCTTTTATGTATGCACTTTCAGTCAGCTCAAAGGTAACCAGAGAGGTCGGTATGGGATATCGAGCGTGTATACGATTTACCCGTTCGATAAAATTCTCCTGCATCAGAAGATGTACCCGGGACACATTTATGGAAATTGGCAGAACTGCTTTTTTATTTAGTTGCCGGTTATAGAGATATTCAAACACTTTCTCATAAACGTAGAAATCCATGCCGATGACATCACCTGATTGTTCCAATATGGGCACAAATGTATCTGGGGAGAGAAACAGCCCGTCTCTCCTCTGCCAGCGGACAAGTGCCTCCGCTCCGCAAATTTGTTTATTACAGCAGGATATTTTAGGCTGGACATAAATCTGAAATTCCTGATTTTCCAATGCCCTTTGAAAGGAATTGACAATGTCGCTGTGCAGCTTCATCTCTTGATTCAGCTCCTCAGAATAAACAACCATATTATTAAAAGCCGATTTTGAATTTTTACGTGCACAATCTGCATTGTTCAACATGGATTCCACCGATTCATGCAAATCGGAAATAAAATAAATTCCGCTTTTTATGATAAAACGGCTTCCCCGATAAGTGTTATCGACCATGGAAGAAAACCGCATATTCCAGCTGCGAATCAGCTTCACAGCTTCTTCCTCTGAAAGCTGGGAAAAGTCAGCCAAAAATGCAAAATTATCGGAATATAGCCGATAAGAGCATAAACAAAATGGCTGCCGATTTAATTCAATCGCAAATTGGCGAAGAATATTGTCCCCTTCCTTATGACCGTACAAGTCATTGAAGTAACGAAAATTATGAACGTCAGAGCAAACAATAGCCAAATGCGAATTGCCATTGTAGATCTGCAATACCTTTTCGACAGTAGAAACAAAGGTATCATGACCAAATGTACCGGTCAAATCATTTTTTTCTGCGGCATTCACTCGATTTGCGTCCAGTATTTTGCTGATTTGCTTTGTTTCCATAAACTCTCCGGACTTAATCATTTTTTTATTTTCATACATTCGTTTATCTGCTTCTTTAAGAAGCTCGTCCATTAAATAATAGTGCTCTCTGGTACTGATTGCATAGCCACACGCATAGCTGATACGTATCATACTGGTTTT
This region of Aminipila luticellarii genomic DNA includes:
- a CDS encoding bifunctional diguanylate cyclase/phosphodiesterase, with product MAAAFLKESMDHAQKRNAYTDITGIMNKHACVEQMNSLDCRESTLDIGLAMFDLNNLKKVNDFYGHEEGDRLIQEFVVLLRQAAEKKYFLGRFGGDEFIVIIQSCEEKDMLKFFERLSRETEKNNKTSMIRISYACGYAISTREHYYLMDELLKEADKRMYENKKMIKSGEFMETKQISKILDANRVNAAEKNDLTGTFGHDTFVSTVEKVLQIYNGNSHLAIVCSDVHNFRYFNDLYGHKEGDNILRQFAIELNRQPFCLCSYRLYSDNFAFLADFSQLSEEEAVKLIRSWNMRFSSMVDNTYRGSRFIIKSGIYFISDLHESVESMLNNADCARKNSKSAFNNMVVYSEELNQEMKLHSDIVNSFQRALENQEFQIYVQPKISCCNKQICGAEALVRWQRRDGLFLSPDTFVPILEQSGDVIGMDFYVYEKVFEYLYNRQLNKKAVLPISINVSRVHLLMQENFIERVNRIHARYPIPTSLVTFELTESAYIKEIYSAERFIDRLHAQGYRVSMDDFGSGYSSLKALYPMKFDEVKFDRAFMKKDPEEEEENLLVGLIKLVKGLHTTIVCEGVETVENVDLLEASGCDVFQGFYYYRPLPLESLNTLVD
- a CDS encoding DNA polymerase III subunit alpha; the encoded protein is MAFTHLHVHTEYSLLDGAARIKDLIARAKELGMDSIAITDHGVMFGVIDFYREALKNGIKPIIGCEVYTAARTMLDKDADKDKYQGHLVLLAKNQEGYQNLIKIVSEGFTKGYYYKPRIDKNVLRKHNKGIIALSACLAGNIQRKLLNRDYSGAKEEALELLDIFGEGNFYLELQDQGLEEEYAILDDMKRIHTETGIPLVATNDVHYVRQEDAVAHDILLCIQTATNVDDEKRMRFPNDQFYLKSEQEMRVIFSGIPEAIENTKIIADQCNVDFTFGELHLPEFKAPDGKDNTLYLRELCEEGLKDRYGEGTPEIRERFEYELSVIISMGYVEYFLIVWDFINYAKKNKIMVGPGRGSAAGSIVAYALKITDIDPIKYSLIFERFLNPERVSMPDIDIDFCYERRQEVINYVIEKYGEDKVAQIITFGTMKAKAAVRDVGRALNMSYAETDAIAKAIPFDLKMTIGKALELNPELKAAYDRDKRVAQVIDMAKALEGMPRHASTHAAGVVISKKSIDEYVPLYLADKGISTQFTMTTIEELGLLKMDFLGLRTLTVIRDALEMIEANHGVQIDFSRMAYDDPKPYDMISGGNTQGVFQLESGGMTQFMKNLRPDCFEDIVAGISLYRPGPMASIPNYIANKKNPEEILYLHESLEPILSVTYGCLVYQEQVMQIVRDLAGYTYGRSDLVRRAMSKKKMDVMLQEKEYFIHGKEDEQGNIEIMGCVRNGIPENIAEEIFNQMVSFAEYAFNKSHAAAYAVVAYETAYLKAYYPVEFMAALMTSVIGDGVQIAKYIRNCNEMGIEVLPPSVLESSKKFTVVDSKIRFGLLGVKNVGAGVIDEIIKSREEKGMPKDIFQFISNANIHEINKKAIESLIKAGAFDCLNENRAQHLAVYEGLLESAQNNSKKNIEGQLSLFQLNSDEMELKSISGKLPDVANFQQSLLITMEKEMLGVYLTGHPLKDYEEQIEKLVTITAEDLAHADTNDQITDGMKATIAGIVSGKKILVTKNNKQMAFLDIEDLYGEIEVVVFPNVYEKYLQFIKEESILAIKGTINFKEDEAPKILADKIINLEASNNAEQEGLVKIKVPKELEEEKCFNIIKELILANKGTKPVLIFLEKSGKKFKTNRDLWVNPSEAFIRAAEVLVGKDNVKP